A genome region from Triticum aestivum cultivar Chinese Spring chromosome 2B, IWGSC CS RefSeq v2.1, whole genome shotgun sequence includes the following:
- the LOC123043877 gene encoding probable leucine-rich repeat receptor-like protein kinase IMK3 translates to MPLRLGSNRAAALLLVLHCCCVSLLFPSPAAAAHGHHPAGDGVVISEADRQGLQAIKGDLSDPRGFLRSWNATGLGGACSGAWTGIKCVNGNVVAITLPWRGLAGTLSARGLGQLTRLRRLSLHDNAIAGAVPSSLGFLPDLRGLYLFNNRFSGAVPPEIGRCLALQSFDASSNLLTGVLPASIANSTKLIRLNLSRNAISGEVPAEVVGSSSLLFLDLSYNKLSGRIPDSFGGGSKAPSSSSRKEAVTGSYQLVFLSLAHNSLDGPVPESLAGLSKLQEVHLDGNNLNGSIPAQLGSLHDLKTLDLSGNALAGEIPESLANLTATLQSFNVSYNNLSGAVPASLAQKFGPTSFAGNILLCGYSASSPPCPVSPSPAPASTSQGAAGRHGLRKFSTKELALIIAGIVIGVLILLSLCCLLLCLLTRKKKSGTSTGARSGKQSSSKDAAGAGAAAAAGRGEKPGASEAESGGDVGGKLVHFDGPLAFTADDLLCATAEIMGKSTYGTVYKATLEDGSLVAVKRLREKITKGQKEFEAEAAALGKVRHPNLLSLRAYYLGPKGEKLLVFDYIPKGSLSAFLHARAPNTPVDWATRMAIAKGTARGLAYLHDDMNILHGNLTGSNVLLDDDSSPKIADIGLSRLMTAAANSSVLAAAGALGYRAPELSKLKKASGKTDVYSLGVIILELLTGKSPADTTNGMDLPQWVGSIVKEEWTNEVFDLELMRDTAAGPEGDELMDTLKLALQCVEVSPSARPEAREVLRQLEEIRPGPEGGAGPSEEGHVASASNE, encoded by the exons ATGCCGCTGCGGCTCGGCAGTAACCGCGCGGCCGCCCTGCTGCTCGTCCTGCACTGCTGCTGCGTTTCACTTCTCTTCCCGTCGCCGGCGGCCGCTGCCCACGGCCACCATCCCGCCGGGGACGGCGTCGTGATCAGCGAGGCGGACCGGCAGGGCCTGCAGGCCATCAAGGGGGACCTCTCCGACCCCCGCGGCTTCCTCCGCTCCTGGAACGCCACCGGCCTCGGCGGCGCCTGCTCGGGCGCCTGGACGGGGATCAAGTGCGTCAACGGCAACGTCGTCGCCATCACGCTCCCCTGGCGCGGCCTCGCCGGCACCCTCTCCGCGCGGGGGCTCGGCCAGCTCACCCGGCTCCGCCGCCTCAGCCTCCACGACAACGCCATCGCCGGGGCCGTCCCGAGCTCGCTCGGCTTCCTCCCCGACCTCCGCGGCCTCTACCTCTTCAACAACCGCTTCTCCGGCGCCGTCCCGCCGGAGATCGGCCGCTGCCTCGCGCTGCAGTCTTTCGACGCCAGCAGTAATCTCCTCACCGGCGTCCTCCCGGCCTCGATTGCCAACTCCACCAAGCTCATCCGCCTCAACCTAAGCCGCAACGCCATCTCCGGCGAGGTCCCCGCGGAGGTCGTCGGCTCCTCGTCGCTCCTCTTCCTCGACCTCTCATACAACAAGCTCTCCGGCCGCATCCCCGACTCTTTCGGGGGCGGCTCCAAGGCGCCGTCCTCGTCCTCGCGGAAAGAAGCCGTCACCGGGAGCTACCAGctcgtcttcctcagcctcgcGCACAACTCGCTCGACGGGCCGGTGCCGGAGTCGCTCGCCGGGCTCAGCAAGCTGCAGGAGGTTCACCTGGACGGCAACAACCTCAACGGCTCCATCCCTGCCCAGCTGGGGTCGCTTCACGACCTCAAGACGCTCGACCTCTCGGGCAACGCGCTCGCCGGAGAGATCCCGGAGAGCCTTGCAAACCTCACCGCAACGCTCCAGTCCTTCAACGTCTCGTACAACAACCTCTCCGGCGCGGTGCCGGCCTCGCTCGCCCAGAAGTTTGGGCCCACCTCCTTCGCCGGTAACATACTGCTCTGCGGCTACTCTGCTTCCTCGCCGCCCTGTCCCGTGTCTCCGTCTCCGGCGCCGGCATCAACCTCGCAGGGGGCAGCCGGGCGCCACGGCCTCCGCAAGTTCAGCACCAAGGAGCTCGCACTGATCATCGCCGGGATCGTGATCGGCGTCCTCATCTTGCTGTCGCTCTGCTGCCTCCTGCTCTGCTTATTGACAAGGAAGAAGAAGTCCGGCACTAGCACCGGAGCACGGAGCGGGAAGCAGTCGTCAAGCAAggacgccgccggcgccggcgccgctgcAGCTGCCGGGCGAGGCGAGAAGCCGGGGGCGTCCGAGGCGGAGTCCGGCGGCGACGTGGGAGGCAAGCTGGTGCACTTCGACGGGCCGCTGGCGTTCACGGCCGACGACCTGCTGTGCGCCACCGCGGAGATCATGGGGAAGAGCACGTACGGCACGGTGTACAAGGCGACGCTGGAGGACGGCAGCCTGGTGGCCGTGAAGCGGCTGCGGGAGAAGATCACCAAGGGGCAGAAGGAGttcgaggcggaggcggcggcgctcggcaaGGTCCGGCACCCCAACCTGCTCTCCCTCAGAGCCTACTACCTCGGCCCCAAGGGGGAGAAGCTGCTCGTCTTCGATTACATTCCCAAGGGCAGCCTCTCCGCCTTCTTGCACG CTCGAGCTCCGAACACGCCGGTGGACTGGGCGACGCGGATGGCGATCGCCAAGGGGACGGCCCGCGGGCTCGCCTACCTCCACGACGACATGAACATCCTCCACGGCAACCTCACCGGCAGCAACGTCCTCCTCGACGACGACTCCAGCCCCAAGATCGCCGACATCGGCCTGTCCCGCCTCATGACGGCCGCCGCCAACTCGAGCGTGCTCGCCGCGGCGGGCGCGCTGGGGTACCGCGCGCCGGAGCTGTCCAAGCTCAAGAAGGCCAGCGGCAAGACGGACGTGTACAGCCTCGGCGTGATCATCCTGGAGCTCCTCACCGGCAAGTCCCCCGCCGACACGACCAACGGCATGGACCTGCCGCAGTGGGTGGGGTCCATCGTGAAGGAGGAGTGGACGAACGAGGTGTTCGACCTGGAGCTGATGCGGGACACGGCCGCCGGCCCGGAGGGGGACGAGCTCATGGACACGCTCAAGCTCGCGCTGCAGTGCGTCGAGGTCTCGCCGTCGGCCAGGCCCGAGGCGCGGGAGGTGCTGCGGCAGCTCGAGGAGATCCGGCCTGGGCCGGAGGGCGGCGCCGGGCCAAGCGAGGAAGGCCATGTTGCTTCTGCAAGCAACGAGTAG
- the LOC123043876 gene encoding pentatricopeptide repeat-containing protein At5g04780, mitochondrial, whose translation MRHAARRAAAALLSPPTISPRSTALPSPPTSSSPSSPPPLRRLQSLPASAPEAGLVRTPRERFPVPSPCVRGSHFHDARGVLDETPKRSAAAWTAAIAGCARAGRHADGMGAFAEMLAEGGTAPNAFVLAAVLRCCSGLGDVESGKRIHGWLLRNGVHLDRVLCNAVLDMYAKCGDCEGTKRAFRAMAEVDVVSWNIVISACLQSGDVLGSVQLFDESPMRDTSSWNTIISGLMRNRCAAKALDRLYHMARAGVEFNHYTYSTALALAGMLSLLDLGRQLHGRVLTAALETDAFVRSSLMDMYCKCGSMEAAVLIFDRWSHLTGDMKFAWSTMVAGYVQNGREEEAFEFFRLMLRQGVAADQFTLTSAVAACANAGMVEQGRQVHGCVEKLGHSFDAPLASTFVDMYAKCGNLDDACRMFDRAPMKNVALWTSMLCSYASHGKGRMAIELFNRMIAEKIKPNEVTLVGVLSACSHGRLVSEGEHFFKLMQEEYGIVPSIEHYNCMVDLYGRAGLLNKANNFINENKIKHESIVWKTLLSACRVHKDMEHAKLASESLIQLEQCDAGSYVMLSNMYATHSKWRDTSKLRSLMRERGVRKQPGQSWIHLKNIVHTFVAGDTAHPRSSEIYTCLAKSMERIKELGYTSRIDLVAHDVEEEQRETALRFHSEKLAMAFGIISTPSGTPLRIFKNLRICVDCHEAIKYVSRATDREIVVRDLYRFHHFKDARCSCEDFW comes from the coding sequence ATGCGACACGCGGCTAGGAGAGCTGCGGCCGCGCTGCTATCGCCGCCGACTATCTCACCTCGCTCCACCGCACTGCCATCGCCGCCGACTTCCTCGtctccctcctccccgccgcccCTCCGGCGTCTCCAGTCCCTTCCCGCGAGCGCGCCCGAGGCAGGACTGGTCCGGACTCCCCGCGAGCGCTTCCCCGTTCCGAGCCCCTGCGTGAGAGGCTCCCACTTCCACGATGCACGCGGGGTGCTCGACGAAACGCCCAAGAGGAGCGCGGCCGCGTGGACGGCGGCCATCGCTGGCTGTGCGCGCGCCGGCCGGCACGCGGACGGCATGGGCGCGTTCGCGGAGATGCTCGCCGAGGGCGGAACCGCGCCGAACGCGTTTGTTCTCGCCGCCGTCCTCAGGTGCTGCTCGGGCctcggcgacgtggagtcgggcaAGCGCATCCATGGATGGCTGCTGAGGAACGGGGTGCATCTGGACCGGGTGCTGTGTAACGCCGTTCTCGACATGTACGCCAAGTGCGGGGACTGCGAGGGGACTAAGCGGGCATTCAGAGCCATGGCCGAGGTTGACGTCGTCTCCTGGAATATCGTGATCAGCGCGTGTCTGCAGAGCGGCGACGTTCTTGGGTCGGTGCAGCTGTTTGATGAGTCGCCGATGCGAGACACTTCAAGCTGGAACACAATCATCAGCGGCTTGATGCGGAATCGGTGCGCTGCCAAGGCGCTGGACCGCCTTTATCATATGGCACGAGCTGGAGTGGAGTTTAATCACTACACATACTCCACGGCGCTTGCCTTGGCTGGCATGCTTTCTTTGCTAGACCTCGGCCGGCAGCTCCATGGCCGTGTGCTGACAGCTGCACTGGAGACTGACGCATTTGTTCGGAGCTCTCTCATGGACATGTACTGCAAGTGCGGCTCAATGGAGGCTGCCGTGTTGATCTTTGATAGATGGTCGCATCTTACCGGCGACATGAAATTTGCATGGAGCACAATGGTCGCTGGATACGTCCAGAATGGCAGGGAGGAAGAAGCTTTTGAGTTCTTCCGGTTGATGCTGCGTCAAGGGGTTGCTGCAGATCAGTTCACCCTCACCAGTGCAGTTGCAGCGTGTGCAAATGCAGGGATGGTTGAGCAAGGTAGGCAAGTGCATGGATGTGTCGAGAAGCTAGGGCACAGTTTTGATGCACCATTAGCATCTACCTTCGTCGACATGTATGCTAAGTGTGGCAACCTTGACGACGCTTGCAGGATGTTTGACAGAGCTCCCATGAAGAACGTTGCTCTCTGGACTTCAATGCTGTGCTCCTATGCGTCCCATGGGAAAGGTAGGATGGCCATAGAACTCTTCAACAGGATGATTGCAGAAAAGATCAAACCAAATGAGGTCACCCTCGTCGGTGTTCTATCTGCCTGTAGCCATGGCAGATTGGTCAGTGAAGGAGAGCACTTCTTCAAGCTAATGCAAGAAGAGTATGGAATTGTTCCGAGCATTGAACATTACAATTGCATGGTTGATCTTTATGGTCGAGCTGGACTGCTCAACAAAGCAAATAACTTCATCAACGAAAACAAGATTAAGCATGAATCTATTGTCTGGAAGACATTACTGTCAGCTTGTCGTGTTCACAAGGACATGGAGCATGCAAAACTTGCTTCTGAAAGTTTGATTCAACTGGAGCAATGTGATGCTGGGTCATATGTTATGCTGTCAAACATGTATGCCACTCACAGCAAATGGCGTGATACTTCGAAGCTCAGAAGTTTGATGCGGGAAAGGGGGGTTCGAAAGCAACCCGGACAATCCTGGATCCATCTGAAGAACATTGTGCATACTTTTGTCGCGGGGGACACGGCACACCCGAGATCATCTGAAATTTATACCTGCTTGGCAAAGTCGATGGAGAGAATAAAGGAACTGGGGTACACCAGTAGAATTGATCTTGTTGCTCATGATGTGGAGGAGGAACAGAGGGAGACAGCTCTGAGGTTCCACAGTGAGAAGCTTGCCATGGCGTTTGGGATCATCAGCACTCCCAGTGGGACTCCACTTCGAATCTTCAAGAACCTGCGTATTTGTGTAGACTGCCATGAAGCAATCAAGTATGTAAGCCGAGCCACAGATAGGGAGATCGTTGTGCGAGATTTGTATCGGTTTCATCATTTCAAGGATGCAAGGTGTTCTTGTGAGGATTTCTGGTGA